Proteins encoded within one genomic window of Leucoraja erinacea ecotype New England chromosome 24, Leri_hhj_1, whole genome shotgun sequence:
- the LOC129708870 gene encoding vesicle transport protein GOT1A-like — protein MFSVTDTQRIGVGLMGFGVFFLLFGILLYFDRVLLAFGNILFVSGLPFIIGLRNSFQFFRERQKLRGSSFFLGGIFLVLLRWPAIGMLCESYGLYLLVRSSLPLVSEFIANIPVLGLIFKLPVFSTMSRRFSEGTSKV, from the exons ATGTTTTCcgtcacagacacacaga GGATCGGAGTGGGATTGATGGGATTCGGAGTGTTTTTCCTGCTGTTCGGAATTCTATTGTACTTTGACCGAGTTCTCCTTGCCTTCGGAAAC ATTCTCTTCGTCTCCGGCCTTCCCTTCATCATTGGGCTGCGGAACTCCTTCCAGTTCTTCCGCGAGAGGCAGAAGCTGCGAGGTTCCAGTTTCTTCCTGGGTGGGATCTTCCTTGTCCTTCTCCGCTGGCCTGCGATCGGCATGCTCTGTGAAAGCTACGGACTTTACCTGCTCGTCAG GAGCAGTCTGCCGCTCGTGTCAGAGTTCATCGCCAACATCCCAGTTCTCGGGTTGATCTTTAAGTTGCCCGTATTCAGCACG ATGTCGAGGAGATTTAGCGAAGGAACATCGAAGGTGTGA